The genomic stretch TCGGCACCTAAGCCAATCCAGCCACCTTCTGCATATTGACGAAATGCATCTTTAAAACCAGCTGGTGTGAACACCTCGCCGTTTTCATAGCGAGCGCCTTCTTCGTCACCGGTACGGTTTAATGGATGAGTCACGTTCTGAGCAAATTTAGCCATTTCTTCTAAAATTGCTTCAGCTGTTGCAGCATCTACATGAGCGAGTTTCTCATTAGACTGCCAAAATTGTTCTGCTTTAAATACATCATTTAAGATGAATTTCATATCAGCTAAAGGAGCATTGTAAATTGGCATAATCGTTCACCTTTTTTGTGCACATTGGCCTGTGCTAGATATCCTGTAAAACGAAATGGATATGGAATTTAAAGTGTAAATTTATCATTGATTTTATAAAAAAAGGACCGTCAAAACTGAGCAGTCCTTTTTTGTTTTTTAACATTGCATATCGCAACTAACTATGGTTAGAAAGCGAAATGTTCAGCATCTAATGACATTAATGGATCTAGACCACCAGCGATCACATCTACATGAGAACGTACACGTGGCAAGATTTTCTTGAAGTAGAAACGAGCAGTAGTTACTTTCGCATTGTAGAAGTCAACATCGGTTGTGCCAGCTGCTAATTTCTCTTGTGCTACAAGCGCCATACGAGCCCATAGGTAAGCTAAAGTGATATAACCTGAGAAGTAGAGGTAATCTACAGCAGCAGCACCGACTTCATCTGGATTTTGCATCGCACGCATACCAATTTGCATAGTGAGATCGCCCCATTCTTTGTTAAGTGCCGCAAGCGGTTCAACAAATTCTTTCATAGCAGCGTTGTCTTTGTTTGCTTCTACAAATTTATGGATGATCTTAGTGAAGTCACGTAGCATTGCACCTTGAGTTTGCAATACTTTACGACCTAACAAATCAAGTGCTTGAATTTCAGTTGTACCTTCGTATAAGCAAGCAATACGTGTATCACGTACGATTTGCTCCATGCCATGCTCAGAAATAAAGCCATGACCACCGAACACTTGAACACCGTGCTTAGCAGATTCAGAACCTGTTTCAGTTAAGAATGCTTTTGCAATTGGAGTCAATAAAGACAAGATGTTGTCAGCAAACTTACGCTCTTCTTCAGTTTCGCCTTTTTCAACGATATCAGCGTATTGAGCAAGTAAGTAAACAAGTGCACGACCGCCTTCAGCAAACGCTTTTTGAGTTAAAAGCATGTTGCGAACAGCAGGGTGAACAATAATTGGGTCTGCTTCTTTTTCTGGAGCTTTAGGACCAGAAAGTGAACGCATTGCTAAACGTTCTTTTGCGTAAGTCAACGCACCTTGGAAAGATGACTCAGACGCTGCTAAACCTTGAACAGCAGTACCAATACGTGCTGTGTTCATGAAGGTGAACATACAGTTCAAACCACGGTTTTCAGGTCCAATCAAGTAACCTTTCGCTTGGTCAAAGTTAATGACACAAGTCGCGTTACCATGAATACCCATTTTGTGTTCGATAGAACCACAGCGTACCGCATTACGTTCGCCAATAGATCCATCTGCATTTACATTGAATTTAGGAACGATGAATAATGAGATACCTTTAGTACCTTTTGGTGCACCTGGTAGGCGAGCAAGAACGATATGGATGATGTTCTCGGCCATGTCATGTTCACCAGCAGAGATAAAGATTTTCTCGCCAGAGATTGCATAGCTACCATCAGCATTTGGTTCTGCTTTAGAACGGATAATACCCAAGTCTGAACCTGCGTGAGATTCAGTTAAGCACATCGTACCCGTCCAAACACCTGAAACAAGGTTTGGTAAATAAGTATTTTTTTGTTCATCAGAACCGTGATGCTCTAATGTACGTACAGCTCCGTGAGACAAGCCTGGGTACATGCCCCATGCCCAGTTAGAGCTACCTACCATTTCAGAAATTGCGATACCTAAAGAGTTAGGTAAGGCCTGACCACCGTATTGTTCTTCTGCTGATAAAGACGGAAAGCCAAGTTCAATATATTTTTGATAAGCTTCTTTAAAGCCTGTTGGAGTAGTAACTACGCCATCATTCCAAGTACAACCTTCGCGGTCGCCAACTTGGTTTAAAGGAGAAAGTTCATTTTCACAGAAGTCCGCCGCAGCTTCTAAATATTGATCAACCAATTCACGGCTTACGTTACCTTGGAAATCAGGTAATTTTGCATAGTGTTCTTCAGCATTTAATAATTCATGCAAAACGAATTGCATATCACGTAAGGGCGCTTTGTATTGTGGCATATCGGGTTCCTCAATACTGGTGAAACCAGAGTTATAATCTTAATCTATGATAATGTGCCATGAGGCACCTTGGACTATTACATCGTGCAACAACTTGCATAACTGTACAAGCACCTCAGGACCTTTACTTTGTGACTGCAAAGTCAAGAAAAAAATACTTAAATGATGTAAGTGCTTTGAGTGTAAATACTTTTGATTATGTTTATATGATACAAATAGTCAAAATCGTAAATAGTTATGTATAAGCAAAAGGCGCCTATAGGCGCCTTTTGTTTTATGATTTTTAGAGTTATTTTGCTTGAACAGCTGCAGGCGCAGGGGCATTAACGGGTGGTTGAGGACGTTTTGGTTCAAAACGAAGGTTACATGTTCCTTCAAGTGTTTTATCGCCAACTTGAACATTTACTGTTTGTCCATTGGCCTTGCCATCACAAGCCTTTTGGATTTGTTCAAAACGCGCTTTGCGTTCTGCACGATATTGTTCCCATGCTGCTTTTTGTTCAGGCGTAAATTCACGGTGCTTCATACGGTGGTGACCCTCACGTGGGCCATCTTGCATCATTCCGCGCTCTGGTTTAGGTGGTTGAGTGGTCGATTGACAAGCCGCCAAACTTCCCATTGTTACAATTGCCGCACTGAATAATGCAATTTTTGCCGTCATTTTCATATTTAAAGCCCTTTAATGTTGTGTTTACTGATGGCTTAAAGATTAGATAATAAAGATGTAGAAACAATGGAGAGTTTTTCTTTTCGTTGTTGGTTACAATGCAAAATATAGCGTAAAAATGAGAGAGTGCTTTTGAACGTTCTACGTGTTCCCATTGCATTACGGTTATTTTTGACAGTCTTGCTCACTACATTACTTATTGCGACTGCAAGCTTGAGCGTTTTGCACTGGACAATGCAAAAGAACTTTGCCAAATATGTAGCCGACGTTGAAATGCAGAAGCTCGACCGTCTCATTACTAATCTGGGTGATGTTTATACGGTCTACCATGATTGGGGCAATGCAATTCAGGCTCAGATTTTACAAATCGAAGGAACCGCGGCTCCCGATGACTATGATCGTCTCTCTCAGTGGTGGCTTCGTCGTCAATATGACATTGCCATACAACAGCATTCTTTCGATGAACATGCCCTTATCAATATCTCACCTCAAGTTGCACCAACTAATAAAAATAGTATTTTTAGTGAGGAAGAGTTAAGAACACTTGAGCAAAATTTACCTTCACAATATCAACCCTTTGAAGGGTTGCGTTTCCCTTTAAGTGCTAACCAGTTTCGTCCAAGTGATGATAAAAATAAATCAAAGAAGGGGAGCTTAAAAGATATTGAAACGCAAAATGGTAAGAAGCGTTTTATCGCTTTACCAGACCGCTTAGGATTGAGTTCGCGTTTATCTTTATATGACGCGCAGCACCAGTTTGTAGTAGGTGAACCACCTTCTTCAGATCAGATGTCATTTCGTCCGATTATCTTGAACAATCAAGTTGTAGGATATTTGGGTTTGAAACCTGTTTTAGATAAAGAAGATGCTTTGAGTATTAATTTCTTTAGTAACCAAAAGCGCTATTTACTCTTAATTTATGCTTTAACCTTACTTTCAAGTTTAGTTGCAGCGCTTTTGATGGCGACTTATTTTAAAAAGCCGATTCAGCGTTTATTAAATGCAACCAATGAATTAACGAAAGGAAATTATCAACATCAAGTTGTTATTAAACGAAATGATGAGTTGGGCGATTTATCAACCCAATTGAACCATTTAGCAGAAATTTTACATCAGCATGAAGAGTCACGACGTCAATGGGTGGCAGATACGTCCCATGAATTAAAAACGCCTTTGGCTGTATTGCAAGCACAAATTGAAGCGATGCAAGACGGGATTCGAAAAGCAACCCCTGAACATTTAGATGCAATGATGCGTCAGGTATCAAGTCTGAAAAAATTAACTCAAGACCTTGCAGACTTGGCACAGGCAGATGCTCAGCAGCTTAAGTGTTATTTGAGCTCTGTAAATCCATGGGAAGTGGTATTACAGGAAGTAGAAAACTTTAAACCTAAACTTGAGCAGGCTGGTCTCGAAATTCAGGTTGAAGGAACAAGTTCTCCGCTATTATTAGACCGTGATCGATTTAAACAGATTATTGTTAATTTAATTAGTAATAGTATTCGTTACACGGAAACAGGTGGCAAAATTCATATTCATACAAGTCAGACTCCTCAAGAGTGGACGTTATATGTCGATGATAGTCCTTATGGTTTAAGTGATGAGCAGTTATCCCGTTTAGGTGAACGTTTCTATCGCGTAGATGATTCGCGTACGCGTAGTACAGGTGGAACAGGGCTGGGCTTAGCTTTGTCTTGTAAGATTGCGCAGGCGCTTGGTGGTACACTCAGTTTTGAACATTCACCATTAGGTGGTTTACGTTGTGTACTTACTTTTAAAAAGCAGAGTTAAATATAAAAGGAAAAATATCTCATGAAACATGTGATGTTGGTTGAAGATGAAGTCGAATTAGCGCATTTGGTGCGTGATTATCTTGAAGCTGCCGGTTTTGAAGTAAGTATGTTTCATGATGGTCAGGATGCCTATGCGAGTTTCCAGCAACGTAAACCAAATTTGATGATTCTGGACTTAATGGTTCCACGAATGGATGGTTTAACGATTTGCCGTAAAGTTCGTGAACAGTCAGATTTACCGATTATTATGGTCACTGCCCGTACCGAAGAAATTGACCGTGTATTAGGTCTTAACATGGGCGCTGATGATTACGTATGTAAACCATTTAGTCCCAAAGAGTTAGTTGCTCGTGTACAAGCTGTTTTACGTCGTTTAGAGCGTAAGGCAGAGCCTGAGCAAAATGATTCTTTCCGCATCGATAAAGCTCAGCAACGAATTTGGTATCAACAAAAATCGCTGAGTTTAACGCCAACCGAATTTCGCTTACTTGAGCTATTTTTAGAGCATGTGGGGCAAGTTTATTCACGTGCACAATTATTGGATCATATTAATCCAGATAGCTTTGATGTTGCCGATCGTGTGATTGACAGCCATATCAAAAACTTGCGCCGAAAAATTAGTGAAGCGGCTGAAACTGGTAACCGTCATGAATGGATTCAAGCCGTTTATGGTGTAGGTTACCGCTTCGAATATCCTGAAGAGTAGGTCTTCATAAAAGTTATTCTGTGGATAACCACAATGTTATCCACAGAAAATGTGGATAAAAAATTAAGACGAACAACTCACTGCCACATCAGGCATATCGCTTGGTAACGGGCCTAAATCTTCCGGTTTTTCCAAATCAGGCTGTCTTGTGTAAGGATGGTTGAGTAGTTTAAATAAACGGTCAACTTCACTAAAATCATCGCGTTCAGCTGCTTCAATAGCGCGCTGCGCCATGTGGTTCCGTAAAACATAAACTGGATTTGCTTTTTGCATATTGGCATCCAGCTCATCAGTATCTTGATGTTCACGAATACTTTGATATTGGCTGAGAAACTCATCAAACTGTCTAATATCAAGACAGTCATCTCGTAAAGCTTTGTATTCTTTATTTTGAAGACGAATAAAACTTTGAGTGTAATCGAGTTGTTCAGTTTGTAAGATTCTTAAAAACGCAAAACTACAATCAAGGCTGTCTTTATGGAAATGGGGAAGTCCCATTTTTTGACATAAACCTTGTCCATAGTGTTCTAAAAAGATTGGTTCAAATTGTTCTAAGCAACGTGCTAACTCTTCTTTGAACTGATCTTTTTGTTCAGGCTCTGCAAGAGGGATTAAGTTGTTTAGCCACGTCCATAAGTTCCAATGGCCTATACTCGGTTGATTTTGGTAAGTATAACGACCTTGGTAATCCGAGTGATTGTTGATCCAGTTCGGGCGAAAACGCTCCATAAAACCATATGGCCCAAAATCGAGTGTTGAACCTGTAATATTTAAGTTATCGGTATTCATCACGCCGTGAGCAAACCCAACCAATTGCCATTTTGCAATCATGATTGCAGTACGCTCAACTACTTTTTTAGCAAAGGATAAAATTCGGTTTTCAGTTTCTAAGCATTCTGGATAATGCCATTCAATACATTTTTGAGTGAATTCTGACAGCAACTCAGGCGCATATTGATTAATCCATTCGAAGTGTCCTAAACGAATATGACATTCAGATGTTCTCAGTAGCATTGCGCCTAACTCTAGTTTTTCACGCTGTACGCCTTGAGTTGAGGTTGTAAAACCGACTGCATGACTAGATGCGACGCCTAAAGCATTTAGAGCATGTCCTGCTAAATATTCACGGACCACAGAGCGTAATACTGCTCGCCCATCTCCCATTCTTGAATAAGGCGTAGGACCTGCACCTTTGAGATGAAGGTCGATGGTTTGGCCCTTTGTATTCAGTATTTGCGCAATCAGTAAACCGCGACCATCACCAAGTTGTCCTGCCCATTGTCCGAATTGATGGCCAGCATAAACCATCGCAAGTGGAAGAAATTCAGTGAAAGTATGTTGTCCACTACAGATCTCAACCCATGCATTTTTATCGTCTTCTGACCATTGCAGTTCATCAGCCAAAGCACTGTTAAAATGTCCTGCTTTTGCACCACGTAAGGGTGATGGCTGCTGAACATGAAATAGTTTAGACGGGAGTGAAGGGTAGAGCGGATTAAACTGCATAGGATTAGCAAAATAGAGAGAGCGGATTTCACTATAACACAGTTAAAAAGCAGGCATAAAAATAGCTCCCGAAAGAGCTATTTTAGATCAGAATTTATTTTAGTCTGACACCACGTTGGTATTCTTTTTAACACTACGCATAAGTGTTTCTAAGCATTCACGATGATGACTTAGACGGTGTTCAAGCAATTGGAAATCAACTTTAAGCTTATGATCCATTCTATGAATCTTTTCAGCCATTGCTGCTTTTTTAGCTTGTAACTCTTGTTCTTTAAGTTTTGCCCAATCATTTAAGGTGTGTGTAAAAGCTTCGTACTCTTGTGCAATACGTTGCTTCATTTGCGTAATGTCTGCATTTACATCATGACCATAAATAGCAAGGTCTTGTTCAGCATATTTAAATTTCATCGCGAGTTCTGCTTTTTTAATATTAAAGCTTGGGATACGACGTAAATTTTTAGCTAAACCAATTTTAGAACATGACCAGATCAACCATTTTGTTGGGTCATACTGCCACCATTTCACACCATTACGATAGTCGTATTGGAAGATATGGTGATAGTTGTGGTAACCCTCGCCCCAAGTGGCAATGGCTAACCAGAAATTGTCACGTGCTGAGTTTTCGTCTGTATAAGGACGTTTACCAAACATATGGCAAAGTGAGTTAATAAAGAAAGTTACTTGATGGCTAATGATTAAACGTACTAAACCACCCAAGAGTACTACACCCCATAGGTCGCCAGTCGCCCAACCGATTAAGCCTAAAATACCAACATGAACTGCAACTACCAGTAAACCGTAGTATTTATGTTGGAACATGACCAATTTATCGTTGAGTAGGTCTGGTGCATTTTTAAAGTCTGGCTCAGATGGTGAATGATCACGGATCATCCAACCCATATGGGCATACCAAAAACCACGCTCAATTGAATACGGATCTTCATCAACATCATCAACATGTCGATGGTGAGTACGGTGACCAGATGCCCAGAACAAAATACTATTTTGCACGGCAAATGTTCCACCGATCATTAAAAGAATTTTAAGCGGTAACGACGCTTCATAAGCTCGGTGAGCCCAAAGGCGATGGTAACCAGCAGTAATCCCCATACTACTTAGAGCTAAAAGAAAAAATAAGCTTACCCATGCGCTTACACTAAAATCATAATAATACGCATAAATCGGGATTATGATTGCGGCAAGAATTGGTAAACCAATTAAGGTAATGCTAGCGGTCCAGTTAATTGGGGCTTTGAGTGGGGCGGAAGTCATATCCGGCAGCGCTCCTAGAATCCTTGTGAAACAAGGTACAAAGACAAAACGACATAGCAAAACCAATCATCAAGATATATTGCTATTCTATCCTTCATATTAGCACGTGCTTAGTGAGAATCACTAGCATTATTGTACAGATGTATTGAAAGAACCGTAACAGAATTAAACTATGTCAAAGAGTTTTTCAAGCAGGAGAAGTTGTTTAATGAACGTACAACGATTGAAAAAAAAGAACAGCATTGATATTTCAAGAAAATTATCATTGAAGTGTGTCTTGGTCACAATCAGTCTTGTATTAGCCGCATGTCAAAGTGCACCCGAACAAACTACGAAAAAAGTTCAAACAAAAAGAACAGTTCATCAGACTCAAGCACCTGTTGTAAAAAAGAGAGTGAGTCTAGATGGCATTCAAGATATTGATTGGCAGATCACTCAGATCAGTGGTCATAAGGCAAAATTCTTTAACCAATGGCCCACTATTTCACTGAACTCAGCAGTCAAAACAGTATCCGGCCATACGGGCTGTAATGCTGTTTTTGGCCGTTATACATTTAATTTCAGCCAGCAAAAACTTGATATGCAAGTAAATGCAGGTCATTCAAGCTGTGATGGTGCTTTGGCTCAAGAAGCAGAGCTGGTAGATGCTTTGCAACGTATTCAACGCTTCCAACTCGTAGGTAATACGCTATATCTACTTGACCAGAGTGGTCAGCGCCTCATTCAGGCACAAAAGAAATAAAAGGTGGTTTTTACCACCTTTTTTATATTTATAGGACTTCTAACATCGTGGTTGGAATATCTGTAATTAAGCCCTGAATCTCTAAATCACGCAGCCTTTTTGCTCTTTCTACATCATTGACTGTCCACACACTAATGTTCAAACCATCTTGATGTGATAATTGAATCATTTCATCTGTTGCCAGTTGGTCGTGCCAACCAATATGACCGCAACCATATTGATGCGCGAGTTCAATTGCCGTTGCCCCAACAGGAAGTTCAACTAACAATCCGCGTTTAAACTGAGAGTTGATATCGCGTAAGGCTGTTAGAATTTGAAGATCAAAACTTGTGATGGTGACGACTTTTTCAAAGCCCTGTAATTCCGTCTCAAGCTTTTGAACGAGTTTTTCGGCCAACGCCATATCTCTTACAGCTTTAACTTCAACTTCAATATGATCGAAGTTATCAAGTAAGTTTAAAACGGCTGTGAGTGTAGGTGTTGGCTCTGAATTTGGCCAGTCAGGCCAGTTTTGACGATGGTCAAATGATAACGCTTGAGCCAAAGTCGATTGCTCTACAATTTGATCGACTCCGGCTGTACGCAAAAAATTGTCATCATGAATAACAACTAACTCTTGGTCTTGAAGCTGACGAATATCGAATTCGACACCACGAATACCTAAATTTTTTATGTACTGAAACCCACCAAGTGTATTTTCAGGAGCTTCTCGGCGTGCACCACGATGACCAATAATGCGCATAATTTTCTTCTATGAAATCTTTTGATTATAGTCTCTTTAAAAAGAGCAGAGACCATGTTTAATCTAATCTAATTTTAAATAATCTCATTAATATTTTTTTGCCAAAGCACTTCTTGACCACCTTCGGCACGCTGTAAAGCTCGTGATGCAACAAATAACCAGTCAGATAGGCGGTTTAAAAGTTGGAGTGCTGTAGCTTGAATATTTTGATCACGAGTTTGTACTGACATGAGCGATCGTTCTGCACGGCGGCAAACGGCACGGGCTTGATGAGCATAACTACAAGATAAAGAACCAGACGGTAGGATAAACTCTTTAAGCATCGGTAAGTCTTCATTCATACGGTCAATTTCTTTTTCAAGAAATTCAATACAAACCGGCTGGAGTAGATTGTAATTTGGAATACAAACCTCTCCACCTAAATCAAAAAGCCAATGTTGAATCAGACTTAAGCTTTTATCCCATTCAGCCTTATCATTTACTTGGCTATCTGTGATTTGAGCACGAAGTACCCCAATAATGGCGTTGAGTTCATCAACATCACCAAGTGCTGTAATTCTTAAATCATCCTTGGCAACACGAGAACCATCACCTAAACCTGTTGTACCTGAGTCGCCTGTGCGTGTATAGATTTTGCTTAAACGGTGTCCCATGATGGATATCCTGAACATAAAAAAGGGATAATGTCGGTCAGAACATTACCCCGAAACTGGAGTTAAGAAAATATTTTTATAGTTGGAGTGAGAAATTAATAACGGAGAGTGACCCCAACAGAAGCTTGACGGCCACCATTCACATACCAATTACCAAAGTTGTAAACTGTTTTATATTCAGAATCACCCACATTTTCGATATTAGTAAATACTTTAATGTTTGGATTGATATTCCAGTAAGCATTTAAATCGACAGTAGCATAGCCTGAAACTTTTTGTGGATTAGCACTATTTTGAGCATTAGAGTTAGAGCGGGCGATAAGTGAAGCACTGACACCGTAAACAGTATTTTCTAAACCTGTAGTTAAGGTGAGTGTTTGCTTAGGACGATAAGCAATCTCTAAACCAGTTTCTTTATTTTTGGTTTTTACATAGGCATATTCAGTCGATAAAAATAGATCATCTTGTTTCCATTTAAAACCCACCTCTCCACCAGAAAATTGTGCTTTGTTTAGATTTTCATAAGTACTTGTCGTTGTGTTAGTTGCAGCATCAAAACTTGAAGTTGATGCAATTAAATTTTTGACGTCTGTTTTGTATACTGATAAATATGCTGTTAATGCAGGAGTAAACTGATGATCTAAGCCAATTTCATATGAAGTACTTTCTTCTGGTTTTAGATTAGTATTGCCATAAGTATGATAAATTCCACCAGAACCATAATCAGCTTCGCTGTGATAATACAATTCAGTAAGTGAAGGAGCTCTAAAAGCTGTTCCGATATTTGCATAAATACTAGTTGACGGTAATACAAAGTAACGAACAGCCCCTTGTCCTACATTATGTGTTCCAAATTTTTCATTATCTTCGAGACGTATGCCTAATTGTGTGCTGATTTTATCAGTTTTATATTGGTGTTGTAGATAATAGCCTGTAGAATCAATACCTTGCTTTCCATTTAAAATCGAGGCATCTTGATACTCTGTATTATCAATGCTTGCGCCAACCAAGATATTTTGTGCCTGTGTAAATTGCCACTTAACATTTAAATCACCTTCATTGCGTTTAGTGTCAGCATGATAAGGTGATGATTCACGATACTCTTGTGTATCTTTAAAATTAGAATATCTTGTATTGATAGTGATATTAGATGTCGGTTTGTATTCGATTCTGGTACTGACTAACTGATTGTCAAACTCACGTTTAGCTGTATTGCTTATGCCACCATTGTCTGAATAATTATTAGCGCCCTTATTTTGAGAAATTTCAACACTTGTATTTAAATTATTCTTATTGTCATAACCTAATTTTGCGCTATAACCTTTTTGATCATAAGCAGCTTTTAAATTGTCTGGTTGTGTGTTAAAAATATGTGTTCCATCACTTTCCATACTTTGCCCACGAATCTGAGCAAAGAATCCTGTATCACTGACTAAATCTGTTCTAATAATGGCCTTATACGTATTATCTTCACCATAAATACCTGTAACGAATGCAGAGTTTCTTTCAGGTGTAGATGTAATCATTTGGATCACACCACCAATCGCATCAGTACCATATTGAACTGATGCAGGACCTTTTAATATCTCAATGCGGTCAAGATTAGTTGTATCTAAAAGTTCAGGATAGATTGGGGAAAGGGTATTTGGAGTATTTAGACGTGCTCCATCTTTTAATAACACTACATGATTTGGATTTGTACCACGAATCAAAAGATTAGTGCCTTGTCCAAGACCACCATTTTGTTTGATATAAATAGATGCATCTTTTTGTAAGATGTTAGATAAATTTGAAATAGGATTTTTTTCAATTTCTTCTTTTGAAATCACTGAAATACGTGCCGGAACCTCACTCGCTTTTTCAGCACTTTTTGAAGCAGTGACTACAATTGGATCAAGCTGAGTTGCGTTCGTTGTATCTTCAGCAAAAATAACAGGTGAAAACCCCATCGCAATAGCGATAGCCCCTACCAGACGAGTAGGTTGAAAAGATTTAGACATAACATGCTCCATACATTCACCCCACGTGAATGATCGGGTAGATAGATGAAACAAGTAGGTCTCCGGACTTCAGCGCCATATGTATGTTATGGACATATTCACCTTCCCACATTACTGCAGTGGTGTAAGTCGAGAACGACTTAAAAAATATGCTTTACATTGTTACCGTTGCGGGGGCAGTGCCGGACTTTCACCAGCTTCCCTAAAGCATGAATTGCTTACACTTGCTTCCAATTTTACGCAGTATAAAGTGGCGATTTATTTCATACAATGTCATTTAGCCCAATTCCCAGAGAACTTTTACGCAAGGGACAAAAATTGCATTACAATGGCGCTTATTTTAAGAAATGGTTGTAGTTTAAACAGCTCATGAGCCAATCAAACCAAAAACGTACACGAGCAAAAATCTGTGGAATTACTCGCATTCAAGATGTTCAGACAGTTGTTGCTGCTGGAGCAGATGCGATTGGTTTTGTTTTTTTCCCGCCAAGCCCAAGACATGTTACGGTTGAACAGGCCCAAG from Acinetobacter pittii encodes the following:
- a CDS encoding acyl-CoA dehydrogenase C-terminal domain-containing protein is translated as MPQYKAPLRDMQFVLHELLNAEEHYAKLPDFQGNVSRELVDQYLEAAADFCENELSPLNQVGDREGCTWNDGVVTTPTGFKEAYQKYIELGFPSLSAEEQYGGQALPNSLGIAISEMVGSSNWAWGMYPGLSHGAVRTLEHHGSDEQKNTYLPNLVSGVWTGTMCLTESHAGSDLGIIRSKAEPNADGSYAISGEKIFISAGEHDMAENIIHIVLARLPGAPKGTKGISLFIVPKFNVNADGSIGERNAVRCGSIEHKMGIHGNATCVINFDQAKGYLIGPENRGLNCMFTFMNTARIGTAVQGLAASESSFQGALTYAKERLAMRSLSGPKAPEKEADPIIVHPAVRNMLLTQKAFAEGGRALVYLLAQYADIVEKGETEEERKFADNILSLLTPIAKAFLTETGSESAKHGVQVFGGHGFISEHGMEQIVRDTRIACLYEGTTEIQALDLLGRKVLQTQGAMLRDFTKIIHKFVEANKDNAAMKEFVEPLAALNKEWGDLTMQIGMRAMQNPDEVGAAAVDYLYFSGYITLAYLWARMALVAQEKLAAGTTDVDFYNAKVTTARFYFKKILPRVRSHVDVIAGGLDPLMSLDAEHFAF
- the baeS gene encoding sensor histidine kinase efflux regulator BaeS → MNVLRVPIALRLFLTVLLTTLLIATASLSVLHWTMQKNFAKYVADVEMQKLDRLITNLGDVYTVYHDWGNAIQAQILQIEGTAAPDDYDRLSQWWLRRQYDIAIQQHSFDEHALINISPQVAPTNKNSIFSEEELRTLEQNLPSQYQPFEGLRFPLSANQFRPSDDKNKSKKGSLKDIETQNGKKRFIALPDRLGLSSRLSLYDAQHQFVVGEPPSSDQMSFRPIILNNQVVGYLGLKPVLDKEDALSINFFSNQKRYLLLIYALTLLSSLVAALLMATYFKKPIQRLLNATNELTKGNYQHQVVIKRNDELGDLSTQLNHLAEILHQHEESRRQWVADTSHELKTPLAVLQAQIEAMQDGIRKATPEHLDAMMRQVSSLKKLTQDLADLAQADAQQLKCYLSSVNPWEVVLQEVENFKPKLEQAGLEIQVEGTSSPLLLDRDRFKQIIVNLISNSIRYTETGGKIHIHTSQTPQEWTLYVDDSPYGLSDEQLSRLGERFYRVDDSRTRSTGGTGLGLALSCKIAQALGGTLSFEHSPLGGLRCVLTFKKQS
- the baeR gene encoding response regulator; amino-acid sequence: MKHVMLVEDEVELAHLVRDYLEAAGFEVSMFHDGQDAYASFQQRKPNLMILDLMVPRMDGLTICRKVREQSDLPIIMVTARTEEIDRVLGLNMGADDYVCKPFSPKELVARVQAVLRRLERKAEPEQNDSFRIDKAQQRIWYQQKSLSLTPTEFRLLELFLEHVGQVYSRAQLLDHINPDSFDVADRVIDSHIKNLRRKISEAAETGNRHEWIQAVYGVGYRFEYPEE
- a CDS encoding protein adenylyltransferase SelO, with translation MQFNPLYPSLPSKLFHVQQPSPLRGAKAGHFNSALADELQWSEDDKNAWVEICSGQHTFTEFLPLAMVYAGHQFGQWAGQLGDGRGLLIAQILNTKGQTIDLHLKGAGPTPYSRMGDGRAVLRSVVREYLAGHALNALGVASSHAVGFTTSTQGVQREKLELGAMLLRTSECHIRLGHFEWINQYAPELLSEFTQKCIEWHYPECLETENRILSFAKKVVERTAIMIAKWQLVGFAHGVMNTDNLNITGSTLDFGPYGFMERFRPNWINNHSDYQGRYTYQNQPSIGHWNLWTWLNNLIPLAEPEQKDQFKEELARCLEQFEPIFLEHYGQGLCQKMGLPHFHKDSLDCSFAFLRILQTEQLDYTQSFIRLQNKEYKALRDDCLDIRQFDEFLSQYQSIREHQDTDELDANMQKANPVYVLRNHMAQRAIEAAERDDFSEVDRLFKLLNHPYTRQPDLEKPEDLGPLPSDMPDVAVSCSS
- a CDS encoding acyl-CoA desaturase is translated as MTSAPLKAPINWTASITLIGLPILAAIIIPIYAYYYDFSVSAWVSLFFLLALSSMGITAGYHRLWAHRAYEASLPLKILLMIGGTFAVQNSILFWASGHRTHHRHVDDVDEDPYSIERGFWYAHMGWMIRDHSPSEPDFKNAPDLLNDKLVMFQHKYYGLLVVAVHVGILGLIGWATGDLWGVVLLGGLVRLIISHQVTFFINSLCHMFGKRPYTDENSARDNFWLAIATWGEGYHNYHHIFQYDYRNGVKWWQYDPTKWLIWSCSKIGLAKNLRRIPSFNIKKAELAMKFKYAEQDLAIYGHDVNADITQMKQRIAQEYEAFTHTLNDWAKLKEQELQAKKAAMAEKIHRMDHKLKVDFQLLEHRLSHHRECLETLMRSVKKNTNVVSD
- a CDS encoding META domain-containing protein — protein: MNVQRLKKKNSIDISRKLSLKCVLVTISLVLAACQSAPEQTTKKVQTKRTVHQTQAPVVKKRVSLDGIQDIDWQITQISGHKAKFFNQWPTISLNSAVKTVSGHTGCNAVFGRYTFNFSQQKLDMQVNAGHSSCDGALAQEAELVDALQRIQRFQLVGNTLYLLDQSGQRLIQAQKK
- the ugpQ gene encoding glycerophosphodiester phosphodiesterase — its product is MRIIGHRGARREAPENTLGGFQYIKNLGIRGVEFDIRQLQDQELVVIHDDNFLRTAGVDQIVEQSTLAQALSFDHRQNWPDWPNSEPTPTLTAVLNLLDNFDHIEVEVKAVRDMALAEKLVQKLETELQGFEKVVTITSFDLQILTALRDINSQFKRGLLVELPVGATAIELAHQYGCGHIGWHDQLATDEMIQLSHQDGLNISVWTVNDVERAKRLRDLEIQGLITDIPTTMLEVL